In one window of Halocatena salina DNA:
- a CDS encoding diacylglycerol/lipid kinase family protein yields the protein MHTRAADCRYTVRETDEAGDAITLAKDAATDDVKLLAACGGDRTIHQVVSGLDQADALADTTVAVIPTGTGNNFAQNTGVTNIEQAFDLLEIGKGRCIDLGVADGEPFTNSCIAGLTAQTSSETDSDLKERLGTLAYVMTGFRQATEFNLLHVEIDTAPASTAPADSTWTAEALCILIGNARQFPGGGQSNVEDELFNITIVEEMPTNELLSGRLRYSDSLRAIPNM from the coding sequence GTGCATACCCGCGCTGCAGATTGTAGATACACGGTTAGGGAGACGGACGAAGCAGGCGATGCAATCACACTTGCGAAAGATGCTGCCACCGACGATGTCAAACTGCTGGCAGCGTGTGGTGGCGACAGAACGATACACCAGGTCGTCTCCGGACTCGATCAGGCGGATGCGCTCGCTGACACCACAGTTGCCGTTATTCCCACCGGAACCGGGAACAACTTCGCACAGAACACCGGTGTGACGAATATCGAACAGGCCTTCGATCTCCTCGAAATCGGAAAGGGACGATGCATCGATCTGGGGGTGGCCGACGGTGAACCGTTCACTAATTCTTGTATCGCCGGCCTCACAGCGCAAACGAGTTCGGAGACCGATTCGGATCTGAAAGAACGGCTCGGTACGCTTGCTTACGTGATGACGGGGTTCCGACAAGCGACCGAATTCAATCTGCTCCACGTGGAGATCGACACCGCGCCCGCGTCTACAGCCCCAGCAGACTCAACGTGGACGGCGGAGGCGCTGTGCATTCTTATCGGCAACGCCCGTCAGTTTCCGGGCGGTGGACAGTCGAACGTGGAAGATGAGCTCTTCAACATCACGATCGTCGAAGAGATGCCAACGAACGAACTACTCTCAGGGAGGCTGCGATACAGCGATTCTTTGAGGGCGATACCGAACATGTGA
- a CDS encoding alpha/beta fold hydrolase: MYGSRSIWSVSTTDRLGLIDQPTFVFDGTRDPYFTELILRETAEEIPNATLSLAHGAKHGAFHERKWSFDAQVTIFLNDHSVTRFPQLRERHTERSQPGRLFTSHSLLRLWSMSINV; the protein is encoded by the coding sequence ATGTATGGATCGCGCTCGATATGGTCTGTAAGTACGACGGACCGGCTCGGACTGATCGACCAGCCGACGTTCGTCTTCGATGGAACGCGCGACCCCTACTTCACGGAACTAATCCTCCGAGAAACCGCCGAGGAGATCCCAAACGCGACCCTTTCGCTCGCCCACGGGGCAAAACATGGCGCCTTTCACGAACGAAAGTGGTCGTTCGATGCGCAGGTGACCATCTTCTTGAACGATCATAGCGTCACTCGCTTTCCACAACTGCGCGAGCGTCACACGGAGCGATCGCAGCCCGGCCGCTTATTCACATCGCATTCTTTGCTCCGCCTATGGTCGATGTCGATAA